The following are from one region of the Cyanobium gracile PCC 6307 genome:
- a CDS encoding NAD(P)/FAD-dependent oxidoreductase: MGAQRILVLGGGFAGLWSALAAARQLDQLGLGPDAIEVLLVNRDAFHGLRVRNYEADLSPLRVPLEVVLGPARVRWLVGEVGSIDPAAGAVTVDTAAGTQTLAYDRLVFALGSQLLRPPVPGLAEHGFDVDTYGGASRLAGHLEALAKHTDGAGRFTAVVVGAGLTGIETACELPARLQGVQERAGLAGAVRVLLVDHNPRVGSDMGDSARPVIEAALAALGVECRLGVRVMSLDGSQIRFDSGEVIATQTVIWCAGMRASPLTAGFGVPTDALGRLPVDADLRVAGLNGVFAAGDSARLVLEDGHTTVMSCQHSRPMGRFAGHNAVCDLLGLPVLPLRIDWYTTILDLGPWGALYTEGWERRVVATGESAKRTKRLINGERIVPPVNGDRAVLLAAAAPVVQRPPPVQPQGSRPSQVSQP; this comes from the coding sequence ATGGGAGCCCAGAGAATCCTGGTGCTCGGCGGCGGCTTTGCCGGGCTCTGGAGTGCCCTTGCCGCTGCCCGCCAGCTGGATCAGCTTGGCCTCGGCCCCGACGCCATCGAGGTGCTGCTGGTCAACCGCGATGCCTTCCATGGCCTCCGCGTGCGCAACTACGAGGCTGACCTGTCTCCGCTCAGGGTTCCCCTGGAGGTGGTGCTGGGGCCTGCCAGGGTCCGCTGGCTGGTGGGGGAGGTCGGCTCCATCGATCCGGCCGCCGGCGCCGTCACCGTCGACACGGCCGCCGGAACCCAGACCCTTGCCTACGACCGGCTGGTCTTCGCCCTGGGCAGCCAGTTGCTGCGCCCTCCGGTCCCCGGCCTGGCCGAGCACGGCTTCGATGTCGACACCTACGGCGGCGCCTCCCGGCTGGCGGGGCACCTGGAGGCCCTGGCAAAGCACACCGATGGCGCCGGTCGGTTTACGGCTGTGGTGGTGGGGGCCGGTCTGACCGGGATCGAGACCGCCTGCGAGCTGCCGGCCCGGCTGCAGGGGGTCCAGGAGCGTGCTGGTCTGGCTGGAGCGGTTCGGGTATTGCTGGTGGACCACAACCCCCGGGTGGGCTCCGACATGGGCGACTCGGCCCGGCCCGTGATCGAGGCGGCCCTGGCGGCCCTGGGGGTGGAGTGCCGCCTTGGCGTCCGGGTGATGTCCCTGGACGGCAGCCAGATCCGCTTCGACTCCGGCGAGGTCATCGCCACACAGACGGTGATCTGGTGTGCTGGGATGCGCGCCAGCCCTCTCACCGCCGGCTTCGGCGTGCCCACCGATGCCCTCGGCCGGCTGCCGGTCGATGCCGATCTGCGGGTCGCGGGGCTGAATGGCGTGTTCGCCGCCGGTGACAGCGCCCGTCTCGTCCTGGAGGACGGCCACACCACGGTCATGTCCTGCCAGCACAGCCGTCCCATGGGCCGGTTCGCCGGCCACAACGCGGTCTGTGATCTGCTGGGCCTGCCGGTGCTGCCGCTGCGGATCGACTGGTACACCACCATCCTCGATCTGGGCCCCTGGGGGGCCCTCTACACCGAAGGCTGGGAGCGCCGGGTCGTCGCCACCGGGGAGAGCGCCAAGCGCACCAAGCGGCTCATCAATGGGGAGCGCATCGTTCCGCCCGTCAACGGCGACCGTGCCGTGCTCCTGGCCGCCGCGGCGCCGGTGGTCCAGCGCCCCCCGCCCGTCCAGCCCCAGGGGAGCCGGCCATCCCAGGTGAGCCAACCATGA
- a CDS encoding FAD-dependent oxidoreductase, with amino-acid sequence MSSPAQQNQPGASVVRLLLIVLLLAGVILFFSQGWQHRLDLAALQASREQLMAWRQGSPLVSAAAFVAVYVLVTGLSLPGATVLTLAGGAIFGLLQGTVLVSIGSTLGATAACLLARTLLREPVRRRFGQRLGPIEAGVRRDGIAYLLSLRLVPAVPFVLVNLLMGLTPMPLLPFALVSQLGMLPATLVYVNAGTQLGQLTSLTGLLSPALLASFALLGLLPWIVKLLLGRWRLWRLYRPWPRPRHFDRNLIVIGAGAAGLVTAYIAATVRAKVTLVERHRMGGDCLNTGCVPSKALISSARLAARLRHADRYGLTPQEPPVELRRVLERVRQKVAAVAPHDSVERYTALGVDVRLGQARLLSPWAVAITAADGSETVLTARAIVLATGAAPVIPALPGIDTVRVLTSETLWDALAEHRSPKPSLVVLGGGPVGCELAQALAQLGLPVTLLQRNDRLLPREDPEVGVLLREALERDGVRVHTGCRVERVGPATSGGVQVHLAVGDASLLLEADELLCAVGRQARLEGHGLEALGIPTGRTIDTDAYLQTLYPNIHAAGDAAGPWQFTHTAAHQAWYAAVNGLFDPVRLAVDGRVIPRTTFTDPEVARVGLNETDATAQGVAFEVTRFPLAELDRAIVESAETGFVKVLTVPGKDRILGVTIVAEQAGELLAEFVLAMKWNLGLGKVMGAIHAYPTFAEANKYAAGSWKKAHAPQRTLALLERFHTWRRGGG; translated from the coding sequence ATGAGTTCCCCAGCCCAGCAGAACCAACCCGGCGCGTCCGTGGTGCGGCTTCTGTTGATTGTCCTGCTCCTGGCCGGGGTGATCCTGTTCTTCAGCCAGGGTTGGCAGCACCGGCTCGATCTCGCCGCGCTGCAGGCCTCCCGCGAGCAGCTCATGGCCTGGCGGCAGGGGTCACCGCTGGTCAGCGCCGCCGCCTTCGTGGCCGTCTACGTGCTGGTTACGGGCCTGTCCCTGCCGGGCGCCACCGTGCTCACGCTGGCAGGGGGCGCCATCTTCGGCCTGCTCCAGGGCACGGTGCTGGTGTCGATCGGCTCCACCCTGGGGGCCACGGCGGCCTGCCTGCTGGCCCGCACCCTGCTGCGGGAGCCGGTGCGGCGCCGGTTCGGCCAGCGTCTGGGGCCGATCGAGGCGGGCGTCCGCCGCGACGGTATCGCCTACCTGCTCAGCCTGCGGCTGGTGCCGGCGGTGCCCTTCGTCCTGGTGAATCTGCTGATGGGTCTCACCCCCATGCCCCTGCTGCCCTTCGCCCTCGTCTCCCAGCTGGGCATGCTGCCGGCCACCCTGGTGTATGTGAATGCCGGCACCCAGCTGGGCCAGCTCACCAGCCTCACGGGTCTCCTCTCGCCCGCCCTGCTGGCCTCCTTCGCCCTGCTGGGACTGCTGCCCTGGATCGTGAAGCTGCTGCTGGGCCGCTGGCGGCTCTGGCGCCTCTACCGCCCCTGGCCCCGCCCTCGCCACTTCGATCGCAACCTGATCGTCATCGGTGCCGGAGCGGCGGGCCTGGTCACCGCCTACATCGCCGCCACCGTGCGGGCCAAGGTCACCCTGGTGGAGCGGCACCGCATGGGCGGCGACTGCCTCAACACCGGCTGCGTGCCCAGCAAGGCCCTGATCAGCTCGGCCCGCCTCGCCGCCCGCCTGCGCCATGCCGACCGCTACGGCCTGACCCCCCAGGAGCCTCCGGTGGAGCTGCGCCGGGTGCTGGAGCGGGTGCGGCAGAAGGTGGCGGCTGTCGCCCCCCACGACAGCGTCGAGCGCTACACAGCCCTCGGGGTGGACGTGCGTCTCGGCCAGGCCCGCCTGCTCAGCCCCTGGGCGGTGGCGATCACCGCCGCCGATGGCAGCGAGACCGTGCTCACGGCCCGCGCCATCGTGCTGGCCACCGGCGCCGCGCCGGTGATCCCGGCCCTGCCCGGCATCGACACGGTGCGGGTGCTCACCAGCGAGACCCTCTGGGACGCCCTGGCCGAGCACCGCTCCCCGAAACCCAGCCTGGTGGTGCTGGGCGGCGGCCCGGTGGGCTGCGAACTGGCCCAGGCCCTGGCCCAGCTGGGCCTGCCGGTGACCCTGCTGCAGCGCAACGACCGCCTGCTGCCCCGGGAGGATCCCGAGGTGGGGGTGCTGCTGCGCGAGGCGCTGGAGCGTGACGGCGTGCGGGTCCACACCGGTTGCCGGGTGGAGCGGGTGGGGCCCGCCACCTCCGGTGGTGTGCAGGTGCACCTGGCGGTGGGCGACGCCTCCCTCCTGCTCGAGGCCGACGAGCTGCTCTGCGCCGTGGGGCGCCAGGCCCGGCTGGAGGGCCACGGCCTCGAGGCCCTGGGCATCCCCACCGGCCGCACCATCGACACCGACGCCTATCTCCAGACTCTGTACCCCAACATCCATGCCGCCGGCGACGCCGCCGGCCCCTGGCAGTTCACCCACACGGCGGCCCATCAGGCCTGGTATGCGGCCGTGAACGGGCTGTTCGATCCTGTGCGCTTAGCCGTCGACGGGCGCGTGATCCCGCGCACCACCTTCACCGACCCGGAGGTGGCCCGGGTGGGGCTGAACGAAACCGACGCCACCGCCCAGGGGGTGGCCTTCGAGGTCACCCGTTTCCCCCTGGCCGAGCTGGATCGGGCCATCGTCGAATCGGCCGAGACCGGCTTCGTCAAGGTGCTGACCGTGCCCGGCAAGGACAGGATCCTGGGGGTGACGATCGTGGCGGAGCAGGCTGGGGAGCTGCTGGCTGAATTCGTGCTGGCAATGAAATGGAACCTGGGCCTGGGCAAGGTGATGGGCGCGATCCATGCCTATCCCACCTTCGCCGAAGCCAACAAGTACGCCGCCGGAAGCTGGAAGAAGGCCCACGCCCCCCAGCGCACCCTGGCCCTACTGGAGCGCTTCCACACCTGGCGCCGGGGCGGCGGATAG
- a CDS encoding TspO/MBR family protein gives MTATAPAPRFRWWHGAAILVAANAVSFWPAGVLGDAAFYTSFRLPPYAPPDWLLAPLWLVLNITSLVALARVANLDRPDGAAWRRGLVLVSEGVGWLLFAVFTTFFFWLHSPVLAAADTVAGLLVAGVSVAAASRLDRPAAGLIGLRLLWLLLASAVAASVALHNIDPFLSAAPAPGVEALQ, from the coding sequence GTGACCGCCACGGCCCCGGCACCGCGCTTTCGCTGGTGGCATGGCGCCGCGATCCTGGTGGCCGCCAATGCCGTCAGCTTCTGGCCGGCGGGGGTGCTGGGCGACGCCGCCTTCTACACCAGCTTTCGTCTGCCCCCCTACGCCCCGCCGGACTGGCTCTTAGCCCCCCTGTGGCTGGTGCTGAACATCACCTCCCTGGTGGCCCTGGCGCGGGTGGCCAACCTGGATAGGCCAGACGGCGCCGCATGGCGCCGGGGGCTGGTGCTGGTCTCGGAAGGGGTCGGCTGGCTGCTGTTCGCCGTGTTCACCACCTTCTTCTTCTGGCTGCACAGCCCGGTGCTGGCGGCGGCGGACACGGTGGCGGGTCTGCTGGTGGCGGGGGTGAGCGTGGCGGCGGCATCCCGCCTGGATCGGCCCGCCGCCGGACTGATCGGCCTGCGGCTGCTGTGGCTGCTGCTCGCCAGTGCCGTGGCGGCGAGCGTGGCCCTGCACAACATCGATCCGTTCCTATCCGCCGCCCCGGCGCCAGGTGTGGAAGCGCTCCAGTAG
- a CDS encoding VOC family protein, whose amino-acid sequence MAINPVIWFELYVDDMARARAFYETVFQLTMEPLPDAGMEYVTFPMQDDRVGAGGALAKMEGMAPGGGGGTLIYFHCDDCAVEESRVAAAGGTVIKPKMSLGAYGFMSLVLDTEGNTIGLHSQA is encoded by the coding sequence ATGGCCATCAATCCCGTCATCTGGTTTGAGCTCTACGTCGACGACATGGCCCGGGCCCGGGCCTTCTACGAAACCGTGTTTCAGCTGACGATGGAGCCCCTGCCCGATGCGGGCATGGAGTACGTCACCTTCCCGATGCAGGACGACCGGGTGGGGGCCGGCGGGGCCCTGGCCAAGATGGAGGGCATGGCCCCGGGCGGTGGTGGCGGCACCCTGATCTATTTCCACTGCGACGACTGCGCCGTGGAGGAGAGCCGGGTGGCGGCCGCCGGCGGCACGGTGATCAAGCCGAAGATGTCGCTCGGTGCCTACGGCTTCATGAGCCTGGTGCTCGACACCGAGGGCAACACCATCGGGCTCCACTCCCAGGCGTGA
- the glmU gene encoding bifunctional UDP-N-acetylglucosamine diphosphorylase/glucosamine-1-phosphate N-acetyltransferase GlmU, whose translation MLAVAVLAAGKGTRMKSALPKVLQPLAGATLVERVLGSCHRLAPARQLLVVGHQAERVEHTLAGVEGLEFVLQQPQNGTGHAVQQLLGPLEGFQGELLVLNGDVPLLRPETLESLLSTHRTSGAAVTLLTARLADPTGYGRVFADRAGQVSGIVEHRDCTPEQLANTLTNAGIYCFDWARLATVLPSLSTDNDQGELYLTDTVALLRPAMHLEVGDPDEVAGINDRQQLAHCEAVLQDRLRRHWMAEGVSFTDPASCTLSEHTRFGRDVLVEPQCHFRGVSSIGDGCRIGPGCLIENSQLGAGVEVVHSVLRDSHVEDGCAIGPFAQLRAGTHLAAGCRIGNFVEVKNSRLGEGCKANHLSYLGDADLGSEVNVGAGTITANFDGVRKHRTVIGGGSKTGANSVLVAPITLGEGVTVGAGSTLTKDVPAGALALGRARQLVKENWNPASPRQEQGVAG comes from the coding sequence ATGCTCGCCGTTGCCGTCCTGGCCGCCGGGAAAGGGACCCGCATGAAGAGTGCCCTGCCCAAGGTGCTCCAGCCCCTGGCCGGCGCGACCCTGGTGGAACGGGTGCTGGGCAGCTGCCACCGGCTCGCTCCCGCCCGCCAGCTGCTGGTGGTGGGGCACCAGGCCGAGCGGGTGGAGCACACCCTTGCCGGCGTCGAGGGCCTGGAGTTCGTGCTGCAGCAGCCCCAGAACGGCACCGGCCATGCGGTCCAGCAGCTGCTCGGGCCGCTGGAGGGCTTCCAGGGCGAGCTGCTGGTGCTCAACGGCGACGTCCCCCTGCTGCGGCCGGAGACCCTGGAATCCCTGCTCTCCACCCATCGGACCAGTGGCGCCGCCGTGACCCTGCTCACCGCCCGGCTGGCGGACCCGACCGGCTACGGCCGGGTCTTCGCCGACAGGGCGGGCCAGGTGAGCGGCATCGTCGAGCACCGCGACTGCACGCCCGAGCAGCTCGCCAACACCCTCACCAATGCGGGGATCTACTGCTTCGACTGGGCCCGCCTGGCCACGGTGCTGCCCAGCCTGAGCACCGACAACGACCAGGGGGAGCTCTATCTCACCGACACCGTGGCCCTGCTGCGGCCCGCCATGCACCTGGAGGTGGGCGACCCGGACGAGGTGGCCGGCATCAACGACCGCCAGCAGCTGGCCCACTGTGAGGCGGTACTGCAGGACCGGCTGCGCCGCCACTGGATGGCGGAGGGGGTGAGCTTCACCGATCCCGCCAGCTGCACCCTCAGCGAGCACACCCGCTTCGGCCGCGACGTGCTGGTGGAGCCCCAGTGCCACTTCCGCGGAGTGAGCAGCATCGGCGACGGCTGCCGCATCGGCCCCGGCTGCCTGATCGAGAACAGCCAGCTGGGGGCCGGGGTGGAGGTGGTCCATTCGGTGCTGCGCGACAGCCACGTCGAGGACGGCTGCGCGATCGGCCCCTTCGCCCAGCTGCGGGCCGGCACCCACCTGGCCGCCGGCTGCCGCATCGGCAACTTCGTCGAAGTGAAGAACAGCCGGCTGGGGGAGGGCTGCAAGGCCAACCACCTCAGCTACCTGGGCGATGCCGACCTGGGCTCCGAGGTGAACGTCGGCGCAGGAACGATCACCGCCAACTTCGACGGGGTGCGCAAGCACCGCACCGTGATCGGCGGCGGCAGCAAGACCGGGGCCAACTCGGTGCTGGTGGCGCCGATCACCCTCGGGGAGGGGGTGACGGTGGGGGCGGGCTCCACCCTCACCAAAGACGTGCCAGCCGGGGCCCTGGCCCTGGGCCGGGCCCGCCAGCTGGTGAAGGAGAACTGGAACCCCGCCAGCCCCCGCCAGGAGCAGGGGGTGGCGGGGTGA
- a CDS encoding MnmC family methyltransferase gives MTWPACGTETAEPEPGPELLPRRGRDGSFSLYSRGCDEGFHSATGALREANEKFVVPAALERFAPGQELVVAEVAVGTGTNTAALLAATAAAGLDLDWWGLELDHRPLALALADAGFRAQWPAAVIGRLEGLAGGDRLRLGDARRLLPELLDMLAGRCHLVLLDAFSPPRCPQLWSREFLGRLVRLLRPDGRLLTYSSAAAVRRCLLELGLELRAIRPPDDEPERWSAGTAAGFTPLAPHPALRPLKPFEREHLASRAGVPYRDPTGTATAAEILERRRREQEHSDAPPARLPRRRGPGGLGCSEGHR, from the coding sequence ATGACCTGGCCCGCCTGCGGCACTGAGACGGCAGAGCCGGAACCGGGGCCCGAGCTGCTGCCCCGGCGGGGGCGCGACGGCAGCTTCAGCCTCTACAGCCGCGGCTGCGACGAGGGCTTCCACAGTGCCACCGGTGCCCTGCGGGAGGCCAACGAGAAGTTCGTGGTCCCGGCCGCGCTGGAGCGATTCGCCCCGGGCCAGGAGCTGGTGGTGGCGGAGGTGGCCGTCGGCACCGGCACCAACACCGCCGCCCTGCTCGCCGCCACCGCCGCCGCCGGCCTGGACCTCGACTGGTGGGGTCTGGAGCTGGACCACCGGCCCCTGGCCCTGGCCCTGGCGGACGCCGGCTTCCGGGCCCAGTGGCCCGCCGCGGTGATCGGCCGGCTGGAGGGCCTCGCCGGCGGCGACCGCCTTCGGCTGGGCGATGCCCGCCGCCTGCTGCCGGAGTTGCTGGACATGCTGGCGGGTCGCTGCCACCTGGTGCTGCTGGATGCCTTCTCCCCGCCGCGCTGCCCCCAGCTCTGGAGCCGGGAATTCCTGGGGCGGCTGGTGCGGCTGCTGCGGCCCGACGGCCGGCTGCTCACCTACAGCTCGGCGGCAGCGGTGCGCCGCTGCCTGCTGGAGCTGGGGCTGGAGCTGCGGGCGATCCGGCCGCCCGACGACGAACCGGAGCGCTGGAGCGCCGGGACGGCAGCCGGCTTCACTCCCCTGGCCCCCCATCCGGCCCTGCGCCCCCTCAAGCCCTTCGAGCGGGAACACCTGGCCAGCCGCGCCGGAGTGCCCTACCGGGACCCCACCGGCACCGCCACGGCCGCCGAGATCCTGGAGCGCCGCCGCCGGGAGCAGGAGCACAGCGACGCCCCGCCGGCCCGGCTGCCGCGGCGCCGAGGGCCGGGCGGACTGGGCTGCTCCGAAGGGCACCGGTAG
- the aroA gene encoding 3-phosphoshikimate 1-carboxyvinyltransferase, with the protein MSSPASVDVSAAASSASLLLEAGGSLRGTVTVPGDKSISHRSLLFGAIAEGSTRIEGLLPAEDPLSTAACLRAMGVTVSPIAAGQVVTVEGVGLDGLREPADVLDCGNSGTTMRLMLGLLAGRAGRHFVLSGDASLRSRPMRRVGAPLSQMGARIQGREDGNLAPLAVQGQSLHGSVIGTPVASAQVKSALLLAALTANGPTTVIEPAPTRDHSERMLRAFGADLEVDGDEGRFITVRPGPALVGQTVVVPGDISSAAFWLVAAAITPGADLTVENVGLNPSRTGILDVLAEMGARITVLNSRDVAGEPVGDLHVQHGPLRAFRIEEPMIPRLVDEIPVLAVAACCAEGLSRISGAAELRVKETDRLAVMARQLTAMGARLEEHADGLSIEGPTPLHGAEVDSETDHRVAMSLAVASLVARGDTRLGRPEAAAVSYPGFWDDLARLRH; encoded by the coding sequence TTGTCCTCCCCCGCGAGCGTCGATGTCAGCGCTGCCGCGTCGTCGGCGAGCCTGCTGCTGGAGGCCGGCGGCAGCCTGCGGGGGACCGTGACGGTGCCCGGCGATAAGTCGATCTCCCACCGCTCGCTCCTGTTCGGGGCCATCGCCGAGGGCAGCACCCGCATCGAGGGGCTGCTGCCCGCCGAAGACCCCCTGAGCACCGCCGCCTGCCTGCGGGCCATGGGCGTCACGGTCTCGCCGATCGCCGCCGGCCAGGTGGTGACCGTCGAGGGGGTGGGCCTCGACGGGCTGCGTGAGCCCGCCGACGTGCTCGACTGCGGCAATTCCGGCACCACCATGCGGCTGATGCTGGGGTTGCTGGCCGGCCGGGCGGGGCGCCACTTCGTGCTCAGCGGCGATGCCTCCCTGCGCTCAAGGCCGATGCGCCGGGTGGGGGCCCCCCTGTCCCAGATGGGCGCGCGGATCCAGGGGCGCGAGGACGGCAACCTGGCCCCCCTGGCGGTGCAGGGGCAGAGCCTGCACGGCAGTGTCATCGGCACGCCGGTGGCCTCGGCCCAGGTCAAGAGCGCCCTGCTGCTGGCCGCCCTGACGGCAAATGGGCCCACCACCGTGATCGAACCGGCCCCCACCCGCGACCACAGCGAGCGGATGCTGCGGGCCTTCGGCGCCGATCTAGAGGTGGACGGCGACGAGGGTCGGTTCATCACTGTGCGGCCAGGGCCCGCCCTGGTGGGCCAGACCGTGGTTGTGCCCGGCGACATCAGCTCCGCCGCGTTCTGGCTGGTGGCGGCGGCGATCACCCCGGGGGCCGATCTGACGGTGGAAAACGTGGGGCTCAACCCGAGCCGCACCGGGATTCTGGATGTGCTGGCGGAGATGGGCGCCCGGATCACGGTGCTCAACAGCCGCGACGTGGCCGGTGAGCCCGTGGGAGATCTGCACGTCCAGCACGGCCCGCTGCGGGCCTTCCGGATCGAGGAGCCGATGATCCCCCGCCTGGTGGATGAGATCCCCGTGCTGGCGGTGGCGGCCTGCTGCGCCGAAGGGCTGAGCCGCATCAGCGGCGCGGCGGAGCTGCGGGTGAAGGAGACCGACCGCCTGGCGGTGATGGCCCGCCAGCTGACGGCGATGGGGGCCCGGCTCGAGGAGCACGCCGATGGCCTCAGCATCGAGGGCCCCACCCCGCTGCACGGGGCGGAGGTGGACAGCGAGACGGATCACCGGGTGGCGATGAGCCTGGCGGTGGCCTCCCTGGTGGCCCGGGGCGACACCCGCCTGGGGCGGCCTGAGGCGGCCGCCGTCTCCTACCCCGGCTTCTGGGATGACCTGGCCCGCCTGCGGCACTGA
- a CDS encoding DUF2605 domain-containing protein, with translation MAPAPSLPDPAGALLEEILVPLLQDYAESFDRGLLLLDHCPEAVMAATEQAELRLRLDEARRSLAAARALRAAAPSPMGLAMETITPWHRLVVEVWSLSARLRAVGIRP, from the coding sequence ATGGCTCCCGCCCCCTCCCTGCCCGATCCCGCCGGCGCCCTGCTGGAGGAGATCCTGGTGCCACTGCTGCAGGACTACGCCGAGTCCTTCGATCGCGGCCTGCTGCTGCTCGACCACTGCCCTGAGGCGGTGATGGCCGCCACCGAGCAGGCCGAGCTCCGCCTGCGGCTCGACGAAGCGCGCCGGTCCCTGGCGGCGGCGCGGGCCCTTCGGGCCGCCGCCCCCAGCCCCATGGGCCTGGCCATGGAGACGATCACCCCCTGGCACCGGCTGGTGGTGGAGGTCTGGAGCCTGTCGGCCAGGTTGCGGGCCGTCGGGATCCGCCCCTGA
- a CDS encoding DUF547 domain-containing protein — protein MIDVAVWDGLLRRHVDGEGRVDYAAWQGQDAGTLEGWLAAQRPFDPDPGAGPEAFALWINLYNALVIRQVLARFPLASIRPSLAGVPNWPSFLAFFARPVITLQGQALSLNRIEHGILRPRFADPRLHFALVCAARGCPLLRPEAYRPERIVAQLEEDAGRFLHNPLKLRFDPARRTLRCSRIFQWYRRDFLAAAPTIAAYVGRHRPDLDLPADVRIAWLPYDWALNG, from the coding sequence ATGATCGATGTCGCCGTCTGGGATGGCCTGCTGCGCCGCCATGTCGATGGGGAGGGACGGGTGGACTACGCCGCCTGGCAGGGGCAGGACGCGGGGACACTGGAGGGCTGGCTGGCGGCGCAGCGCCCCTTCGATCCGGATCCCGGCGCTGGGCCCGAGGCGTTCGCCCTGTGGATCAATCTTTACAACGCGCTTGTGATCCGGCAGGTCCTGGCCCGCTTCCCGCTGGCCTCGATCCGCCCCAGCCTGGCCGGGGTGCCCAACTGGCCGTCGTTCCTGGCCTTCTTCGCCCGACCGGTGATCACCCTTCAGGGCCAGGCCCTCAGTCTGAACCGGATCGAGCACGGGATCCTGCGGCCCCGCTTCGCTGACCCCCGCCTCCATTTCGCCCTGGTCTGCGCCGCCAGGGGCTGCCCGCTGCTGCGGCCGGAGGCCTACCGCCCCGAGCGGATCGTCGCGCAGCTGGAGGAGGACGCCGGCCGCTTCCTGCACAACCCCCTGAAGCTGCGCTTCGACCCGGCCCGCCGCACCCTGCGCTGCAGCCGGATCTTCCAGTGGTACCGCCGGGACTTCCTGGCAGCGGCCCCCACGATCGCCGCCTACGTGGGCCGCCATCGTCCGGACCTGGATCTGCCGGCCGATGTCCGGATCGCCTGGCTCCCCTACGACTGGGCCCTCAACGGCTGA
- a CDS encoding TIGR04283 family arsenosugar biosynthesis glycosyltransferase, producing the protein MTARSVSIIIPTLNEASHLGRTLQQLEILDPAAIEVIVVDGGSTDATLASAHVHGCRVIRSPRPGRAVQMNRGAAAARGEILCFLHADTLVPSDLVQLVGATLADPTISGGGFLALMRGAERTRWGVSLHNALKTHYAALLFRPHRYLLNGFRVLFGDQAMFCRRSDFVRCGGFDERLPIMEDADLCARLGRLGRIRQLNRVVETSDRRVARWGSWKATGIYLAIGLLWGLGVPASRLKRLYGEVRD; encoded by the coding sequence GTGACGGCAAGGTCGGTCTCGATCATTATCCCGACCCTCAACGAAGCCAGCCATCTTGGGCGCACCCTGCAGCAGCTGGAGATCCTCGATCCGGCGGCCATTGAGGTGATCGTGGTGGATGGCGGCAGCACCGATGCCACCCTGGCCAGCGCCCACGTGCACGGCTGCCGCGTGATCCGTTCACCGCGGCCGGGGCGGGCGGTGCAGATGAACCGGGGGGCGGCGGCGGCCCGCGGCGAGATCCTCTGCTTCCTCCATGCCGACACCCTGGTGCCCTCGGATCTGGTGCAGCTGGTGGGCGCCACCCTGGCCGACCCGACCATCAGCGGCGGTGGCTTCCTGGCCCTGATGCGGGGCGCCGAGCGCACCCGCTGGGGCGTGAGCCTGCACAACGCCCTCAAGACCCACTACGCGGCCCTGCTGTTCCGGCCCCACCGCTACCTGCTGAACGGCTTCCGGGTGCTGTTCGGCGACCAGGCCATGTTCTGCCGCCGCAGCGACTTCGTGCGCTGCGGCGGTTTCGACGAGCGCTTGCCGATCATGGAGGACGCCGACCTCTGTGCCCGGCTGGGCCGCCTGGGCCGCATCCGGCAGCTCAACCGGGTGGTGGAAACCTCCGATCGACGGGTGGCGCGCTGGGGCTCCTGGAAGGCCACCGGCATCTACCTGGCCATCGGTCTGCTCTGGGGGCTGGGGGTGCCGGCGTCGCGGCTGAAACGCCTCTACGGCGAGGTCAGGGACTGA